Proteins encoded in a region of the Pseudomonas syringae KCTC 12500 genome:
- the hrpA gene encoding ATP-dependent RNA helicase HrpA, which produces MTDESPSIDQLLKNLDQAMISERHRLRRQLHDLRKKPDEAKLAQWVARVQASCAQVTARRESVPAIRYDDNLPIAAKRDEIKEALLKHQVLIIAGETGSGKTTQLPKICLEIGRGQHGLIGHTQPRRIAARSVASRVAEEIGTPLGALVGYQVRFEDQSDSNTLIKLMTDGILLAETQHDRFLERYDTIIVDEAHERSLNIDFLLGYLKTLLPRRPDLKVIITSATIDLQRFSEHFNDAPVIEVSGRTFPVDVWYRPLTSEQDEDGNSVEEDLTVDQAILATLDELAAFERSERKSPGDVLVFLPGEREIRDAAEVLRKAQLRHTEILPLYARLSPAEQQRIFQSHPGRRVVLATNVAETSLTVPGIRYVIDTGTARISRYSYRAKVQRLPIEAVSQASANQRKGRCGRVEPGLCVRLYSEEDFNGRPEFTDPEILRTNLAAVILQMLHLRLGEITDFPFIEPPDGKAISDGFNLLQELSAVNRENQLTPLGRQLARLPVDPRMGRMLLEAAKQGSLQEVLIVASAMSVQDVRERPPERQQAADQAHAQWKDADSDFAGMVNLWRGFEEQRQTLTASPLRNWCRRNFLNYLRLREWRDSHRQLSLICRDLQLTVNKEPADYPKFHKAILSGLLSQIGQKADEGDYLGARQRRFWIHPSSGLGKKRPQWLMTAELVETTKLYARMVAKIDSDWIEPLAGHLIKKNHFEPHWEKKRGQVVAFEQITLFGLIVVGRRPVHFGPIDPVVSRELFILEGLVRGDILSRAKCLSANTRLLEQLDELEAKARRRDILADEDTLYSFYEARIPAEIHQTATFDSWYKTESQKNPQLLIMREEDVLAREASEVTAAQYPDTLRLGDLSLSLSYHFEPNHPRDGVTLRVPAPLLLSLPAERLEWLVPGLLETKCIALVRNLPKAVRKNFVPVPDFIKAALQRITFGEGSLPQALGRELLRMTGVRVSDEAWAEAAQQLEGHLKMNLEIVDGSGKFLGEGRDLAELTARFAEASQAALAVPQTAKSQQPVQAKAFAAVAQKTQQNIAGLSMTVYPALVEEGGAVKEGRFSTQAEAEYQHRRALQRLLLQQLAEPAKFLRNKLPGQTELALLHRELGRIDALIEDILLASLDSCVLEGEAELPRDGAGLLSLAERKRADWTEHAERLAKLTLEILKLWHGLQKRFKGKIDLSQAVALNDIKAQLSKLVYPGFVRETPAVWLKELPRYLKAIEMRLEKLPSQVQKDRVWSIELAGLWTQYQARADKHAQEGKRDPELALYRWWMEEYRVSLFAQQLGTKMPVSDKRLSKQWSQVES; this is translated from the coding sequence ATGACCGACGAATCGCCCTCTATCGACCAACTTCTGAAAAACCTCGACCAAGCGATGATCAGCGAACGTCATCGTCTGCGCCGTCAGTTGCACGACCTGCGCAAAAAGCCCGACGAGGCGAAGCTGGCGCAGTGGGTTGCGCGCGTGCAGGCATCCTGCGCGCAGGTCACGGCGCGGCGTGAAAGTGTCCCGGCGATTCGTTATGACGATAACCTGCCCATCGCGGCCAAGCGTGACGAGATCAAGGAAGCGCTGCTCAAGCACCAGGTGCTGATCATTGCCGGCGAGACTGGCTCCGGGAAGACCACCCAGTTGCCGAAGATCTGCCTTGAAATCGGTCGCGGTCAGCACGGTCTGATCGGTCATACCCAGCCGCGCCGGATCGCCGCCCGCAGCGTGGCCAGCCGGGTTGCCGAGGAAATCGGTACGCCGCTCGGTGCGCTGGTCGGCTATCAGGTGCGTTTCGAGGACCAGAGCGACAGCAACACCCTGATCAAGCTGATGACCGACGGTATTCTGCTGGCCGAAACCCAGCACGACCGCTTTCTCGAGCGCTATGACACGATCATCGTCGACGAAGCCCACGAACGCAGCCTGAACATCGATTTCCTGCTGGGTTATCTGAAGACCCTGCTGCCGCGTCGTCCGGACCTTAAGGTCATCATCACTTCCGCGACCATCGACCTGCAGCGCTTTTCCGAGCACTTCAACGATGCGCCGGTGATCGAAGTGTCCGGGCGTACCTTCCCCGTGGACGTCTGGTATCGCCCGCTGACCAGCGAGCAGGACGAAGACGGCAACAGCGTTGAAGAGGACCTGACCGTCGATCAGGCGATTCTGGCCACGCTGGACGAACTGGCGGCCTTCGAGCGCAGCGAGCGCAAGAGCCCAGGCGATGTGTTGGTGTTCCTGCCTGGCGAGCGCGAGATCCGCGATGCCGCCGAGGTGCTGCGCAAGGCGCAGCTCAGGCACACCGAGATTCTGCCGCTTTACGCGCGCCTCTCGCCGGCCGAGCAGCAGCGTATCTTTCAATCGCACCCTGGTCGTCGCGTCGTACTCGCTACCAACGTCGCTGAAACCTCGCTGACTGTACCGGGCATCCGTTACGTGATCGACACCGGTACGGCGCGCATCAGTCGCTACAGCTATCGCGCCAAGGTCCAGCGCCTGCCGATTGAGGCGGTGTCCCAGGCCAGTGCCAACCAGCGCAAAGGCCGTTGCGGACGGGTCGAGCCCGGCCTGTGCGTGCGTCTGTACAGTGAGGAGGATTTCAACGGTCGGCCGGAATTCACCGACCCCGAGATCCTGCGCACCAACCTGGCCGCGGTCATCCTGCAGATGCTGCACCTGCGCCTGGGCGAGATCACCGACTTCCCGTTCATCGAGCCGCCGGACGGCAAGGCGATCAGCGACGGTTTCAACCTGTTGCAGGAGCTCTCGGCGGTCAACCGCGAGAATCAGCTGACCCCGTTGGGCCGCCAGCTGGCTCGCCTGCCGGTGGACCCGCGCATGGGCCGCATGCTGCTGGAAGCGGCGAAGCAGGGCAGCCTGCAGGAAGTGCTGATCGTCGCCAGCGCCATGTCGGTACAGGACGTGCGCGAGCGCCCGCCAGAGCGTCAGCAGGCTGCGGATCAGGCTCACGCGCAATGGAAGGACGCCGACTCGGACTTCGCCGGGATGGTCAATCTGTGGCGCGGCTTCGAAGAGCAGCGCCAGACCCTGACTGCCAGTCCGCTGCGTAACTGGTGCCGGCGCAATTTCCTGAATTACCTGCGCCTGCGTGAATGGCGCGATTCCCATCGGCAATTGAGCCTGATCTGTCGCGACCTGCAACTGACGGTCAACAAAGAGCCGGCCGATTACCCTAAGTTTCACAAGGCTATTCTTTCCGGTCTGCTGAGTCAGATCGGGCAAAAGGCCGACGAGGGCGATTACCTCGGCGCACGACAGCGGCGCTTCTGGATTCACCCGTCCTCCGGATTGGGCAAGAAGCGTCCACAGTGGTTGATGACCGCCGAACTGGTGGAAACCACCAAACTGTACGCGCGCATGGTCGCCAAGATCGATTCGGACTGGATCGAGCCGCTGGCCGGCCACCTGATCAAGAAAAACCACTTCGAGCCGCACTGGGAGAAGAAGCGCGGGCAGGTCGTGGCGTTCGAACAGATCACGCTGTTTGGCCTGATCGTGGTGGGCCGTCGCCCGGTGCATTTCGGACCTATCGACCCGGTGGTTTCGCGCGAGCTGTTCATTCTTGAAGGCCTGGTGCGTGGCGATATCCTGTCGCGGGCCAAGTGCCTGAGCGCCAATACCCGCTTGCTGGAACAGCTCGACGAGCTGGAAGCCAAGGCTCGACGCCGCGATATTCTGGCTGACGAAGACACCCTGTACAGCTTCTACGAAGCTCGCATTCCGGCCGAGATTCATCAGACGGCCACCTTCGACAGCTGGTACAAAACCGAAAGCCAGAAGAATCCGCAGCTGTTGATCATGCGCGAAGAGGACGTACTGGCGCGCGAGGCCAGCGAAGTCACCGCCGCGCAATATCCGGACACCCTGCGGCTGGGCGACCTGAGCCTGTCGCTGAGCTACCACTTCGAACCCAATCACCCGCGTGACGGCGTGACCTTGCGTGTTCCCGCGCCGTTGTTGCTGTCGCTGCCTGCCGAGCGTCTTGAATGGCTGGTGCCGGGGTTACTCGAGACCAAGTGCATTGCGCTGGTTCGCAACCTGCCCAAGGCGGTGCGCAAGAACTTCGTGCCGGTCCCGGATTTCATCAAGGCGGCGTTGCAGCGCATCACCTTCGGCGAGGGCTCATTGCCTCAGGCGCTGGGCCGTGAACTGCTGCGCATGACCGGTGTAAGGGTCAGTGACGAAGCCTGGGCCGAGGCGGCACAGCAGCTTGAAGGTCATCTGAAGATGAATCTGGAAATCGTCGATGGCAGCGGCAAGTTTCTCGGTGAGGGGCGCGATCTGGCCGAGCTGACGGCGCGCTTTGCCGAGGCGAGTCAGGCCGCGCTGGCCGTGCCGCAAACCGCGAAAAGCCAGCAGCCCGTGCAGGCCAAGGCCTTCGCTGCGGTGGCGCAGAAAACCCAGCAGAACATCGCCGGGCTGTCGATGACGGTTTATCCGGCGTTGGTCGAAGAGGGCGGAGCGGTCAAGGAAGGCCGTTTCTCGACCCAGGCCGAGGCCGAGTATCAGCATCGCCGCGCCTTGCAGCGTTTGCTGTTGCAGCAGTTGGCCGAACCCGCCAAGTTTCTGCGCAACAAATTGCCGGGGCAGACCGAACTGGCCTTGCTTCATCGCGAGCTGGGGCGCATCGATGCGTTGATCGAAGACATCCTGCTGGCCAGCCTCGACAGTTGCGTGCTGGAAGGTGAAGCCGAGTTGCCGCGCGACGGTGCCGGCCTGCTGTCGCTGGCTGAGCGCAAGCGCGCCGACTGGACCGAGCATGCCGAGCGGCTCGCGAAGCTGACGCTGGAAATTCTCAAGCTGTGGCACGGTCTGCAAAAGCGCTTCAAAGGCAAGATCGACCTGTCCCAGGCGGTGGCGCTCAACGATATCAAGGCGCAACTGAGCAAGCTGGTGTACCCCGGATTCGTCCGCGAGACTCCGGCGGTATGGCTCAAGGAGCTGCCGCGTTATCTGAAGGCCATCGAGATGCGTCTGGAAAAACTGCCGTCTCAGGTGCAGAAGGACCGGGTGTGGAGCATCGAGCTGGCAGGTCTGTGGACGCAATACCAGGCACGCGCCGACAAGCACGCGCAAGAAGGCAAGCGCGACCCGGAACTGGCGCTGTACCGTTGGTGGATGGAGGAATACCGCGTCTCGCTGTTCGCCCAGCAACTGGGCACGAAAATGCCCGTGTCGGACAAACGGTTGAGCAAGCAGTGGAGTCAGGTGGAGAGCTGA
- a CDS encoding beta-ketoacyl-ACP synthase III, with the protein MHNVVISGTGLFTPANSISNEELVQSFNAYVAQFNSDNAAAIERGDVQALSESSAAFIEKASGIKSRFVMDKEGILDPQRMKPNLPERSNDEWSILCEMGVAAARQALQRAGKTAADIDGVIVACSNLQRAYPAISIEIQQALGVAGYGFDMNVACSSATFGIQTACNSVQLGQARALLVISPEICTAHLNFRDRDSHFIFGDGATAVVIERADLATSPYQFDIVSTRLLTQFSNNIRNNFGFLNRTSDEGQSAPDKLFVQEGRKVFREVCPMVAELVAAHLQDNGINITDVRRFWLHQANLSMNHLIVKKLLGRDASVEEAPVILDTYGNTSSAGSVIAFHTYQDDLPQGALAVLSSFGAGYSIGSVILRKR; encoded by the coding sequence GTGCACAACGTCGTCATCAGCGGCACAGGCCTGTTTACCCCGGCCAACAGCATCTCCAACGAAGAGCTGGTGCAGTCTTTCAATGCCTATGTTGCACAGTTCAACAGCGATAATGCCGCCGCTATCGAACGTGGCGACGTGCAGGCGCTGAGTGAGTCCAGCGCCGCTTTCATCGAAAAGGCTTCGGGTATCAAAAGCCGCTTCGTCATGGACAAGGAGGGCATTCTCGATCCGCAGCGCATGAAGCCCAACCTGCCGGAGCGCAGCAATGACGAATGGTCGATCCTCTGTGAGATGGGTGTAGCTGCCGCCAGACAGGCGCTGCAACGCGCCGGCAAAACCGCTGCCGACATTGACGGTGTAATCGTTGCCTGCTCCAACCTGCAACGCGCCTATCCGGCAATCTCCATCGAGATTCAGCAAGCGCTGGGCGTTGCCGGTTACGGGTTTGACATGAACGTGGCCTGTTCGTCGGCCACCTTCGGCATTCAGACGGCCTGCAACAGCGTGCAACTGGGTCAGGCTCGCGCCTTGCTGGTGATCAGCCCGGAAATCTGCACCGCACACCTTAATTTCCGTGACCGTGACAGCCACTTCATCTTTGGTGATGGCGCCACGGCGGTGGTGATCGAGCGCGCCGATCTTGCCACGTCGCCTTATCAGTTCGATATCGTCAGCACCCGGCTGCTGACCCAGTTTTCCAACAACATCCGCAACAATTTCGGTTTCCTCAACCGTACCTCGGACGAGGGCCAGAGTGCGCCGGACAAGCTGTTCGTGCAGGAAGGCCGCAAGGTCTTCCGCGAGGTGTGCCCTATGGTCGCCGAGCTAGTCGCTGCGCATTTGCAGGACAACGGCATCAACATCACTGACGTCAGACGCTTCTGGCTGCACCAGGCCAACCTGAGCATGAACCATCTGATCGTCAAGAAGCTGCTGGGCCGCGACGCCAGTGTCGAAGAAGCGCCGGTGATTCTCGACACCTATGGCAATACCAGCTCGGCGGGCTCGGTGATTGCGTTTCACACCTATCAGGACGACTTGCCGCAAGGCGCTCTGGCGGTACTCAGTTCGTTTGGCGCTGGTTACTCGATCGGCAGCGTGATTCTGCGCAAGCGCTGA
- a CDS encoding NEL-type E3 ubiquitin ligase domain-containing protein, producing MFTLRYNPFETIESSVAHASVTPPPQDAAPFEAEHANTEFIRLNLPDWYVGASTALRQALHASQQSARRCAQALEPMRNRLLPAQQFAAPLLSKAFVERFKLDLDVEAFQLMTWRYDSTWSPAPLEQTLLQAALQNFAPSNRSRFDPYSAILRTGGLRYWLIDSAQRRYKVEYRDRQAIDLEQFADFCHELDLGRQYQTHLDSVFKPPGPAAQAVASAFMDSERAAVEVLAHIAVMKGDITEAAYQTLLDMVKSVDQPRWDGKGVRYCQLHMLDTYTFPGSLLQGALLIQQDDARPDDGPCLVYLPSEPSHPIKQFASLRAFNVWLVTALGSEHYRRYFSRFVSLGQASAFFTKLDARLYPARDRKLNPDADLVVQAQPFSKPPFERLYDHLLAKTYDDSKAIAVPSAQVDQQAHDALIESLENNGMNLFNVAGFFVPVLGEVMSVVALYQLASEAFVAYEDWKHDEVEDAMQHVYDIGENVAQMLVVGGVVAAVNGLQPSMFIESLVQRRVDGAVRLGKPSIDAYAHTVSLPDNLSSNALGLYEHEGKTWLPLDGKLYRVESDADGTQWRVRHPVNERSYAPKLKHNGAGAWRHEWENPMGWDEVTAFRRLNPTYHAFPEEDIQKVLRITGTQEALLRQVHVENLQPPALLKDAIQRVETERQLHACIDALQAADVTDVHVSHLEPWLKLLVSSPRWHEARGLLLIDAQGALLEAWNAGSQMTLSSHVTGPTGQLTEVLGQLLENLSADEAARLSGSDRADRAVQLRGLKRYLADYAQTHVGRLLDDMQALKGRSDDPHVQLIQRDFESLPSSVALELIGMASDADKARMTTEKRIPLGLAEHAREYQQQLRINRANEGFYRAVTDNPDTRAAGLGMLQYVPGWRGDVSIDLLKDSLEGDEIASLDSDQASSHRLLVNTEQGVQCFEPSGESLSEVDQQFFRALLLALPEQVRLDIQLPADADELQLRSLLRNTAVERRERMAAVLQLQLIKPGIKWPQRLPHGRIGYPLSGRLRRFFRRLGIGASRYSPELAVKSLYPDFSDAEVSGFLNALRAEHTGLARELSTFVRQRLSSLADELRTLQVTLDTWVAETPFSSMRRPREVAATRIHDCWKRLSVQCRNFQGDFLGYALDLDNLRIGELPDITANFDHVAVLKARAMQLTDPQADALLKNFNRLRSLSLDFNDLRSLPTSIGQMPQLAELSISHNPLIWTESANATLQNLNRLEILDLNFCSLGEDVPINALNSLRLLFLRGSGISRLPAWNWLRSELIRIDVRDNRISEISIDELDNIERSLSSSRLHLHLNGNPLNSPTLERIRLFREGRLRPRWGVSQSVNPVEAGADSAPWLLGLNREQANTRTRLWQDLRACAGSTDFFQMLSDLTHSADFSSNRDELIARVWSMIESASVNAELRAQLFDVAAHPQTCGDGLALVFGDMEVRVQIFSIMSSTPASAQPRKLFRMTRSLDRLDQVEKIALREIAFRQASGESVDEAEVRLAYRVGLQARLELPGQPRIMWFRAIARVSEADLQAAYNEIIDRETTPEFFQSMISREFWMSYLEIRYAPEFEPVKQPFNQRLVALDELPPDQQSDQQYLEQIGVISRERERAINEFAVTLSRQIAEAVNMTAQ from the coding sequence ATGTTCACCCTCAGATACAACCCCTTTGAAACAATAGAATCGTCCGTTGCACACGCCTCTGTAACGCCTCCACCGCAGGACGCGGCGCCGTTCGAAGCGGAGCACGCCAACACCGAATTCATCAGGCTCAACTTGCCAGACTGGTATGTGGGCGCGTCTACGGCACTGCGCCAGGCGCTGCACGCCAGCCAGCAAAGCGCACGCCGTTGCGCGCAGGCGCTGGAGCCAATGCGCAACCGGCTGTTACCGGCGCAGCAGTTTGCAGCGCCCTTGCTGTCGAAAGCGTTTGTCGAACGTTTCAAGCTCGACCTCGACGTTGAAGCGTTTCAACTGATGACCTGGCGCTACGACAGTACCTGGAGCCCGGCCCCGCTTGAGCAGACTCTGCTCCAGGCGGCCTTGCAGAACTTCGCTCCGAGCAACAGAAGCCGCTTCGATCCCTACTCTGCAATCTTGCGCACAGGTGGCCTGCGCTACTGGCTGATCGACAGCGCCCAGCGCCGCTACAAGGTGGAATACCGGGACCGTCAGGCGATCGATCTCGAACAGTTCGCTGATTTTTGCCATGAGCTGGATCTGGGCCGCCAGTATCAGACCCATCTGGACAGCGTGTTCAAACCGCCAGGCCCGGCTGCGCAAGCGGTTGCCAGCGCATTCATGGACAGCGAGCGTGCCGCCGTCGAGGTGCTTGCGCATATCGCTGTGATGAAAGGCGATATCACTGAAGCGGCGTACCAGACCCTGCTGGACATGGTGAAGTCCGTTGACCAGCCGCGATGGGATGGCAAGGGCGTGCGTTATTGCCAACTGCACATGCTCGACACCTACACGTTCCCCGGCTCGCTGTTACAGGGTGCTTTGCTGATACAGCAGGATGACGCCAGGCCCGATGACGGTCCTTGTCTGGTCTACCTGCCTTCCGAGCCCTCGCATCCGATCAAGCAGTTCGCATCGTTGCGGGCCTTCAATGTCTGGCTGGTTACGGCGTTGGGTAGCGAACACTATCGACGCTACTTCAGCCGTTTCGTCAGCCTCGGCCAGGCTTCGGCATTTTTTACCAAACTGGACGCGCGGCTGTATCCGGCCAGGGATCGCAAGCTGAACCCCGATGCCGACCTGGTCGTGCAGGCGCAGCCATTCTCGAAGCCGCCATTCGAGCGGCTATACGACCATTTGCTGGCCAAAACCTATGACGACTCAAAGGCTATCGCGGTGCCTTCCGCTCAGGTGGACCAGCAGGCTCACGATGCACTGATCGAAAGCCTTGAAAACAATGGTATGAACCTGTTCAACGTGGCCGGGTTCTTTGTGCCGGTGCTGGGTGAAGTCATGTCCGTGGTCGCCCTCTATCAGCTCGCCAGCGAAGCGTTCGTTGCTTACGAAGACTGGAAGCACGATGAAGTCGAAGACGCCATGCAACATGTCTACGACATCGGCGAAAACGTTGCACAGATGCTGGTGGTAGGCGGCGTCGTGGCTGCGGTGAACGGGCTGCAACCCTCGATGTTCATCGAAAGCCTGGTGCAACGGCGTGTCGACGGGGCCGTACGTCTCGGCAAGCCGAGCATCGATGCCTATGCGCATACGGTTTCGTTGCCCGACAACCTGAGCAGCAACGCCCTTGGGCTTTATGAGCACGAGGGCAAGACCTGGTTGCCACTGGACGGCAAACTGTATCGCGTCGAGTCCGATGCAGACGGCACCCAATGGCGCGTCAGGCATCCGGTGAATGAGCGTTCGTACGCGCCGAAGCTCAAACACAACGGTGCTGGCGCATGGCGCCATGAATGGGAAAACCCCATGGGTTGGGACGAGGTAACGGCTTTCAGACGCCTGAACCCGACGTATCATGCGTTCCCGGAAGAAGACATTCAGAAAGTCCTGCGCATCACCGGCACCCAAGAGGCGTTGTTGCGCCAGGTCCATGTCGAGAACCTCCAGCCTCCGGCCTTGCTGAAGGACGCCATTCAGCGCGTTGAAACAGAACGGCAGTTGCACGCCTGCATCGACGCTCTTCAGGCCGCCGATGTGACTGATGTCCATGTTTCTCATCTTGAACCGTGGCTGAAACTGCTGGTGTCATCACCGCGCTGGCATGAGGCCCGCGGCCTGCTACTGATCGACGCCCAAGGCGCGCTGCTGGAAGCGTGGAACGCGGGATCGCAGATGACGCTGTCGTCCCATGTCACAGGGCCGACCGGGCAGCTCACTGAGGTGCTGGGTCAATTGCTGGAAAATCTGTCCGCCGATGAAGCCGCTCGTCTGAGCGGAAGCGACCGTGCCGACAGGGCCGTTCAACTGCGTGGCCTCAAGCGCTATCTGGCCGATTACGCCCAGACGCACGTCGGGCGCCTGCTGGATGACATGCAGGCGCTCAAAGGTCGCAGCGACGACCCGCATGTCCAGCTGATACAGCGCGACTTCGAAAGCCTGCCGAGCAGCGTGGCGCTCGAACTCATCGGCATGGCCAGCGATGCAGACAAAGCGCGAATGACCACTGAAAAGCGCATTCCTCTAGGGCTTGCCGAGCATGCCCGCGAGTATCAGCAGCAACTGCGGATAAACCGCGCCAACGAAGGCTTCTATCGGGCGGTAACCGATAATCCGGACACGCGGGCAGCGGGGCTGGGCATGCTGCAGTACGTGCCAGGCTGGCGTGGTGATGTTTCGATCGATCTGTTGAAGGATTCGCTGGAGGGCGACGAAATAGCCAGTCTCGACAGCGATCAGGCCTCATCGCACCGGCTGCTGGTCAATACCGAGCAGGGTGTTCAGTGCTTTGAGCCGTCGGGCGAGTCGCTCAGTGAAGTGGATCAGCAGTTTTTCAGGGCGTTGTTGCTGGCGCTTCCTGAGCAAGTGCGGCTCGACATCCAGCTGCCCGCTGATGCGGATGAGCTGCAACTGCGCAGCCTGTTGCGCAATACGGCAGTCGAACGACGTGAGCGCATGGCTGCCGTTCTGCAATTACAACTGATCAAGCCGGGTATCAAATGGCCGCAACGCTTGCCCCATGGCCGTATTGGCTACCCCCTGAGTGGACGGTTGCGACGTTTCTTTCGTCGTCTGGGCATCGGCGCGTCCAGGTACTCGCCGGAGCTTGCGGTAAAAAGCTTATACCCTGATTTTTCCGATGCAGAGGTGTCCGGTTTCCTGAACGCGTTGCGCGCCGAACACACCGGACTGGCGAGGGAGTTGTCGACTTTCGTCCGGCAAAGACTGAGCAGCCTCGCCGATGAACTGCGAACGCTCCAGGTTACCCTGGACACTTGGGTCGCGGAAACGCCCTTTTCTTCGATGCGCCGGCCGAGGGAGGTTGCCGCGACGCGCATTCACGACTGCTGGAAACGCTTGAGCGTTCAGTGCCGAAACTTTCAAGGTGACTTCTTGGGGTACGCGCTCGATCTGGATAATCTGCGTATCGGAGAACTACCGGATATCACGGCCAACTTCGACCATGTGGCGGTGCTGAAAGCCCGCGCCATGCAGCTTACCGATCCACAAGCGGATGCATTACTGAAAAACTTCAATAGACTGCGTTCGCTGAGCCTGGACTTCAATGACCTGCGATCCTTGCCGACTTCGATAGGGCAAATGCCTCAGCTTGCAGAGCTGTCCATCAGCCACAATCCGCTGATCTGGACAGAGTCCGCCAACGCGACGTTGCAGAACCTGAACCGCCTGGAAATTCTGGACCTCAATTTTTGCTCGCTCGGCGAGGACGTCCCCATCAATGCACTGAACTCCCTGCGCCTGTTGTTTCTGCGCGGCTCCGGCATTAGCAGATTGCCGGCATGGAACTGGCTTCGGTCTGAGCTGATTCGTATTGATGTGCGTGACAATCGCATCTCGGAAATATCCATCGATGAGCTCGATAACATCGAGCGCTCCCTCAGTTCCTCGCGCCTGCACTTGCATCTGAACGGCAATCCGTTGAATTCACCCACGCTGGAGCGCATCAGGCTGTTTCGCGAGGGAAGGCTGCGACCGCGATGGGGTGTCAGCCAGAGTGTCAATCCGGTTGAGGCCGGGGCTGACAGTGCGCCGTGGCTTTTAGGCCTGAATCGTGAGCAGGCCAATACCCGCACAAGGCTGTGGCAAGACCTGCGCGCTTGTGCCGGCTCCACGGATTTTTTTCAGATGCTAAGCGATCTGACACACTCGGCCGACTTTTCAAGTAACCGCGATGAGCTGATTGCGCGGGTCTGGTCGATGATCGAATCGGCGTCGGTAAACGCCGAGCTGCGTGCCCAGCTCTTCGATGTTGCTGCGCACCCGCAGACGTGTGGCGATGGACTGGCATTGGTGTTTGGCGACATGGAAGTGCGCGTCCAGATCTTCTCGATCATGTCATCCACGCCGGCGTCCGCGCAGCCACGCAAGCTGTTCAGGATGACCCGCAGTCTGGACCGTCTGGACCAGGTGGAGAAAATTGCCCTGCGCGAGATTGCGTTTCGCCAGGCGAGCGGCGAGAGCGTCGATGAGGCCGAAGTACGCCTGGCCTATCGCGTCGGTCTGCAAGCGCGGCTTGAACTGCCGGGCCAGCCGCGAATCATGTGGTTCCGCGCTATTGCCAGGGTGAGCGAAGCGGATTTGCAGGCGGCTTACAACGAAATCATCGATCGCGAAACCACCCCTGAGTTTTTTCAGTCGATGATTAGCCGGGAGTTCTGGATGAGTTATCTGGAAATTCGTTACGCCCCGGAGTTCGAGCCGGTCAAGCAGCCTTTCAATCAGCGCCTGGTGGCCCTGGATGAGTTGCCGCCTGACCAGCAATCCGATCAGCAGTACCTCGAGCAGATTGGCGTGATCTCCCGTGAGCGTGAGCGAGCGATCAACGAATTCGCGGTCACTCTTTCCAGGCAGATTGCGGAGGCGGTGAACATGACGGCTCAATAA
- a CDS encoding type II toxin-antitoxin system Phd/YefM family antitoxin: protein MQSILADVAVSVSELKKNPSAVLSGAHGLPVAVLNHNKVMGYMVPAEVFEAMMERLDDLDLAELIKSRQHEKPVSVDIDDL, encoded by the coding sequence ATGCAAAGCATCCTTGCAGATGTCGCGGTCAGCGTCTCTGAACTCAAGAAAAATCCGTCAGCGGTCCTGAGTGGCGCTCATGGTTTACCTGTGGCCGTCCTTAATCACAATAAAGTCATGGGCTACATGGTCCCTGCCGAGGTGTTTGAAGCAATGATGGAGAGGCTTGATGACCTTGATCTGGCCGAGCTGATCAAATCTCGCCAACATGAAAAGCCGGTGTCGGTAGATATAGATGACCTTTGA